In Onychostoma macrolepis isolate SWU-2019 chromosome 04, ASM1243209v1, whole genome shotgun sequence, one DNA window encodes the following:
- the LOC131538474 gene encoding interferon-induced very large GTPase 1-like, with translation MKNVFKVGNSSKLVTSDCEKITAEINGRHVTVIDTPGLFNNEITNEEIHKKIKNYFSKSPKPDAFLSVTSVGHFNNDHHIEVIKLIQDTFGENAMENSMVLFTCVDQLAGRTIEQYLLDKESTIHKCVDKYGYGYHQFNNTQTEYRYQVLNLLDKIDKRVAKSQMCSQKLEREKKEDLEKRQERKNDPKPKEQLGMDKEKPYQKLKTSTRDDRYNETITPCKEKKRKETKDDNGKHKRQKQNTDLSTETANKKLQDNKNKNKEYTVHYFKNKEAREEIFIERGKESLNVNNEQEPTMYKVSNTGEPECNEQKAKKTPILHDKKEEIKGNETSEAEMKKDDDRMTLQSSTGEIEENDKKTQKGKKDQNKDTEREHKISMKEQNEQEPTTCEVSKTGEPECFGQIANIKPILHDKKEERKGNETDEAEMKKDDDRMKIQSSTGEMEENAKLTQEGRNVKNNERESKEPVKQQEFNREKSERLENEENWNEKLKNVNKQLKMNEEQNEDRSNSITTMTTCYPDGDSSVQREENTQKSKQHESVENEQITNLFNRLNLKNSHLDKLTTADILQLTKFSLHWQEPQDESELVYAFLRKLMRINYMTRYTSIKHKEKYYQINCTNEEKGHKIDETSYKCENQSEINFKIHPMDVQMAVFHCADSFLKQLMVTKLSQCQYALPLLVPDPFTQQLEFPLWTFRQINKSWNIKNNNEIITKTQPVCKAATPMVAFFRFGLVSSSKSELMNKLINEKHNTFFHRNCKGSSTTRVLMDGVVEIAWYCPSGKDTDTFTDCVAFCNLHGDAGDHDKQLNILAEMASVNVVLLPQLDRNDRNDKNAMKIQKIYKDSKTVICLLDKNNSALTEMRKGKYKIGLKDRNQSEVMEELVRAINDGLSLSSTRSCSVFRLEDVARFSEIRVDEHDHDDCRTGKEKAQQMMSLLEKTDLTQSKELLLPCQGKLWHQWCQKNKELHQPQGDETEIDISRKKTDLEKIRKQQHASDTSEFMTLFLKEMNTLNADGKVFFLKWLGILLDQRTSEDLSALRSKYNIKCSEILKLKKNNVKPEQLAAEQTELKKISEDLHSANFGLVHILREIGQIYESCSSVKNNKDGLQCHFSSLPSLAAEMMISGFPLELMDGDASHVSLIWVTAVFDELVKKLGDQRVFVLSVLGIQSTGKSTLLNTMFGLQFAVSAGRCTRGAFMQLVKVSDEMKTQLKFDYILVVDTEGLCSLELSGRKREIMTMNWPHLLQNVSDITAKEKNMEGKRKLLEELDEMTELAAKDDVCEVQCFKDVIKFDALNDVKYCAQLWEGNPPMAPPNPNYNQRTSEDLSALRSKYNIKCSEILKLKKNKGKPEQLAAEQTELKKISEDLHSANFGLVHILREIGQIYESCSSVKNNKDGLQCHFSSLPSLAAEMMISGFPLELMDGDASHVSLIWVTAVFDELVKKLGDQRVFVLSVLGIQSTGKSTLLNTMFGLQFAVSAGRCTRGAFMQLVKVSDEMKTQLKFDYILVVDTEGLCSLELSGRETRDHDNELATFVAGLGNLTLINVFGESLAEMQNILQIVVHAFLRMKQVKLNPSCIFVHQNVSDITAKEKNMEGKRKLLEELDEMTELAAKDDVCEVQCFKDVIKFDALNDVKYCAQLWEGNPPMAPPNPNYSENVNDLKETIFFHASQSDGIMLTQLKQHMQDLCEALLNERFVFSFKNSLEVANYRKLETEYSQWSWNLKNSMMEIENKLLIKIENGLINTIKDNDFEDRFKEMSEVNKHMSEFFKKHKNASMLFQWKAFEIKIKELQESIVSESKRKLNEVLKQRDINKKINDQRTHYENIIYENSKQLALTLKDTLKDTKILEEKFDSSWKMWVNDIRKDTPALADSDPVLFFESKKEVHYNIFQKCCEGATSCAIFGQFICNKLKETIQQSVYKKTARDLANEMRSNCESLNGNRSKLEKHILKVLAEEEKFDMYVSYIHNPRDLVESFIRDEVSKYISEKFSVSVLQKIKEGIKLHQQKIIEAAHEASKLVKVKNDVDSWLNHFTNQLSDVLMLSEKIFTGVSHNDVDINLLVDVIRRELPSVKFDTSRTEVVNFLGKLDYKDRPDEILIDHLCQCCWVTCPFCKAICTNTIENHGGDHSVPFHRNVGLNGWYFRGTNNLSVDICTSKVASNHSFFPNASDNIQIPWREYRKGGPKYANWSITPDLSELPYWKWVVCRFQKDLENKYNKRFLESGKIPGEWRKYTKQEAIESLNKHY, from the exons atgaaaaatgtgtttaaagtaGGCAATTCTTCTAAATTAGTGACCAGTGATTGTGAGAAAATCACAGCTGAAATCAATGGCAGACATGTTACTGTGATTGACACTCCAGGACTGTTTAACAATGAAATTACAAATGAGGAGATccacaaaaaaatcaaaaactaCTTCTCAAAATCACCAAAACCAGATGCGTTTCTCTCAGTGACATCAGTGGGACATTTCAACAACGATCATCACATAGAAGTGATAAAGTTAATTCAAGATACTTTTGGTGAAAATGCAATGGAAAATTCCATGGTGCTTTTTACCTGTGTGGACCAATTAGCGGGCAGGACCATAGAACAGTACCTGTTAGATAAAGAATCTACGATACATAAATGTGTTGATAAGTATGGTTATGGATATCACCAGTTTAATAATACACAGACTGAATACAGATACCAGGTTTTGAATCTACTGGACAAAATAGATAAACGGGTTGCAAAATCTCAGATGTGTAGTCAGAAActggaaagagaaaaaaaagaggacTTAGAAAAAAGGCAAGAGAGAAAAAATGATCCAAAACCAAAGGAACAATTGGGAATGGATAAAGAGAAACCGTATCAAAAGTTGAAAACGAGTACAAGAGATGATAGATATAATGAAACTATAACACCgtgcaaagaaaagaaaagaaaagagacaaAGGATGACAATGGTAAACACAAGAGACAGAAACAAAACACTGACCTCAGTACAGAAACTGCCAATAAAAAGTTACAggataataaaaacaaaaacaaggaaTATACTGTGcactattttaaaaacaaagaagcaagagaagaaatatttatagagagagggaaagaaagCCTGAATGTAAATAATGAGCAAGAGCCAACAATGTATAAGGTCTCAAACACAGGAGAACCTGAATGCAATGaacaaaaagcaaagaaaacacCTATATTACATGACAAGAAAGAAGAGATAAAGGGGAATGAAACCAGTGAAGCGGAAATGAAAAAAGATGACGACAGAATGACATTACAGAGTTCCACTGGTGAAATAGAAGAAAATGACAAGAAAACACAGAAAGGAAAGAAGGATCAAAATAAAGATACTGAAAGAGAACATAAAATAAGCATGAAAGAACAAAATGAGCAAGAACCAACAACATGTGAGGTGTCAAAAACAGGAGAACCTGAATGCTTCGGACAAATAGCAAACATCAAACCTATATTACATGACAAGAAAGAAGAGAGAAAGGGGAATGAAACCGATGAAGCAGAAATGAAAAAAGATGACGACAGAATGAAAATACAGAGTTCCACTGGTGAAATGGAAGAAAATGCCAAGCTAACACAGGAAGgaagaaatgttaaaaataacgagagagagagcaaagaacCTGTGAAACAACAAGAGTTTAATAGAGAAAAAAGTGAGAGACTGGAAAATGAAGAAAACTGGAATGAAAAACTAAagaatgttaacaaacaactcaAAATGAATGAAGAACAAAATGAAGACAGAAGCAACAGCATTACGACCATGACAACATGCTATCCTGATGGAGATTCTTCTGTACAG AGAGAGGAAAATACACAGAAGTCCAAACAACATGAATCAGTGGAAAATGAACAAATCACAAACCtctttaatagactgaatctcAAAAACAGCCATTTAGATAAACTGACAACAGCTGACATTCTACAGCTTACCAAGTTTTCTCTGCACTGGCAGGAGCCACAAGATGAGAGTGAACTGGTTTATGCTTTCTTACGAAAACTGATGAGGATTAATTACATGACAAGATACACAAGCATTAAACACAAGGAAAAATATTACCAAATTAACTGTACAAATGAGGAAAAAGGACACAAGATAGATGAAACTAGCTACAAATGTGAGAACCAATCAGAGATCAATTTCAAAATCCACCCAATGGATGTTCAGATGgctgtgtttcattgtgctGATAGTTTCCTGAAGCAGCTGATGGTAACTAAACTCTCACAATGTCAGTATGCTCTGCCCCTGCTTGTTCCTGATCCATTCACACAACAGCTTGAGTTTCCTCTCTGGACTTTTAGACAAATCAACAAAAGCtggaatataaaaaataacaatgaaattATCACTAAAACCCAGCCAGTCTGCAAGGCAGCAACTCCAATGGTGGCTTTCTTCAGATTTGGTCTGGTGTCCTCATCAAAGTCTGAGCTGATGAACAAACTGATCAATGAGAAACACAACACATTCTTTCACAGGAACTGCAAAGGCAGCAGCACAACTAGAGTACTGATGGACGGAGTGGTGGAGATTGCCTGGTACTGTCCCTCCGGGAAAGACACTGATACATTTACTGACTGTGTTGCATTCTGCAATCTGCACGGTGATGCAGGAGACCAtgacaaacaactgaatatcTTGGCTGAAATGGCTTCTGTGAATGTTGTTCTTTTGCCACAGCTTGACAGAAATGacagaaatgacaaaaatgcaatgaaaatccAAAAGATCTACAAGGActcaaaaacagtaatttgcctccttgataaaaataattcagcCCTCACTGAAATGCgaaaaggaaaatataaaattggCTTGAAAGACAGAAATCAGTCAGAAGTAATGGAGGAACTTGTAAGAGCTATAAATGATGGCCTTTCACTTTCATCTACTAGATCATGTAGTGTTTTCAGACTTGAAGATGTGGCCAGATTCTCAGAGATTAGAGTAGATGAGCATGATCATGATGACTGCAGAACAGGAAAAGAAAAAGCACAGCAGATGATGAGCTTACTGGAGAAGACAGATCTAACGCAAAGCAAAGAATTACTTTTGCCCTGTCAGGGAAAACTGTGGCATCAGTGGTGTCAGAAGAACAAAGAGCTACATCAACCTCAAGGTGATGAAACAGAAATAGACataagcagaaaaaaaacagacctCGAGAAAATCCGTAAACAGCAACATGCATCAGATACCAGTGAGTTCATGACGttgtttctgaaagaaatgaACACACTTAATGCAGATGGAAAGGTGTTTTTTCTTAAATGGCTTGGAATTCTCCTAGATCAACGCACCTCAGAAGATCTTTCTGCTCTGCGTTCCAAGTACAATATAAAGTGTTCAGAGATCTTAAAACTAAAGAAGAACAATGTTAAACCTGAACAGCTGGCAGCTGAGCAAACAGAACTGAAGAAAATATCTGAAGATTTACATTCTGCAAACTTTGGCTTGGTGCACATCCTGCGAGAGATTGGACAAATCTATGAATCATGTTCATCTGTAAAGAACAACAAGGATGGCCTGCAGTGTCACTTTTCTTCTCTCCCAAGTCTCGCAGCAGAGATGATGATCTCTGGATTTCCACTGGAGCTGATGGATGGAGATGCTTCTCATGTATCTCTGATATGGGTTACTGCTGTTTTTGATGAACTTGTCAAGAAACTGGGAGACCAGAGAGTCTTTGTGCTGTCAGTTTTGGGAATTCAGAGCACTGGGAAGTCCACGTTGCTGAATACCATGTTTGGACTCCAATTTGCAGTCAGTGCTGGCAGGTGCACCAGAGGAGCTTTCATGCAGCTGGTCAAAGTCTCAGATGAGATGAAAACACAGCTTAAGTTTGACTATATTCTGGTTGTTGATACTGAGGGTCTTTGTTCACTAGAACTGTCTGGAAGGAAACGAGAGATCATGACAATGAACTGGCCACATTTGTTGCAG AATGTTTCAGACATCACAGCTAAAGAGAAAAATATGGAAGGAAAAAGAAAGCTGCTAGAAGAACTGGATGAGATGACAGAACTTGCTGCAAAAGATGACGTCTGTGAGGTTCAGTGCTTCAAAGATGTCATTAAATTTGATGCTCTGAATGATGTGAAGTATTGTGCACAACTGTGGGAAGGGAACCCACCTATGGCACCTCCAAACCCAAACTACA ATCAACGCACCTCAGAAGATCTTTCTGCTCTGCGTTCCAAGTACAATATAAAGTGTTCAGAGATCTTAAAACTAAAGAAGAACAAAGGTAAACCTGAACAGCTGGCAGCTGAGCAAACAGAACTGAAGAAAATATCTGAAGATTTACATTCTGCAAACTTTGGCTTGGTGCACATCCTGCGAGAGATTGGACAAATCTATGAATCATGTTCATCTGTAAAGAACAACAAGGATGGCCTGCAGTGTCACTTTTCTTCTCTCCCAAGTCTCGCAGCAGAGATGATGATCTCTGGATTTCCACTGGAGCTGATGGATGGAGATGCTTCTCATGTATCTCTGATATGGGTTACTGCTGTTTTTGATGAACTTGTCAAGAAACTGGGAGACCAGAGAGTCTTTGTGCTGTCAGTTTTGGGAATTCAGAGCACTGGGAAGTCCACGTTGCTGAATACCATGTTTGGACTCCAATTTGCAGTCAGTGCTGGCAGGTGCACCAGAGGAGCTTTCATGCAGCTGGTCAAAGTCTCAGATGAGATGAAAACACAGCTTAAGTTTGACTATATTCTGGTTGTTGATACTGAAGGTCTTTGTTCACTAGAACTGTCTGGAAGGGAAACGAGAGATCATGACAATGAACTGGCCACATTTGTTGCAGGTCTTGGAAATCTGACATTGATCAATGTTTTTGGAGAAAGCTTAGCTGAGATgcaaaacattcttcaaattgTTGTTCACGCCTTCTTGAGGATGAAGCAGGTTAAACTAAATCCAAGCTGCATATTTGTGCATCAGAATGTTTCAGACATCACAGCTAAAGAGAAAAATATGGAAGGAAAAAGAAAGCTGCTAGAAGAACTGGATGAGATGACAGAACTTGCTGCAAAAGATGACGTCTGTGAGGTTCAGTGCTTCAAAGATGTCATTAAATTTGATGCTCTGAATGATGTGAAGTATTGTGCACAACTGTGGGAAGGGAACCCACCTATGGCACCTCCAAACCCAAACTACAGTGAAAATGTTAACGACCTAAAGGaaacaatattttttcatgCCTCACAATCTGATGGTATTATGTTGACACAACTAAAACAACATATGCAAGATCTCTGTGAGGCATTGCTTAATGAACGTTTTGTATTCAGTTTCAAAAACTCCCTGGAAGTTGCAAATTACAGGAAACTAGAAACTGAATACAGCCAGTGGTCTTGGAATCTTAAGAATTCTATGATGGAAATTGAAAACAAACTACTTATCAAAATAGAAAATGgcttaattaatacaattaaggACAATGATTTTGAAGACCGATTCAAAGAGATGAGTGAAGTAAATAAACATATGTCAGAATTCTTTAAGAAGCACAAAAATGCTTCTATGCTGTTTCAGTGGAAAGCTTTtgagataaaaataaaagaacttCAAGAAAGCATTGTGAGCGAATCAAAGAGGAAACTGAATGAGGTTCTTAAACAGCGAGACATAAATAAAAAGATCAATGATCAGAGAACACATTACGAAAACATTATCTATGAAAACAGCAAACAACTTGCTTTAACACTCAAAGACACATTAAAGGATACAAAAATTCTGGAAGAAAAGTTTGATTCCTCTTGGAAAATGTGGGTAAATGACATCAGGAAAGACACTCCTGCATTGGCCGACTCGGATCCTGTTCTTTTTTTTGAAAGCAAGAAAGAAGTACACTACAATATTTTCCAGAAATGCTGTGAAGGAGCAACATCATGTGCCATTTTTGGACAGTTCATCTGTAATAAACTAAAAGAAACCATTCAACAGAGTGTCTACAAAAAGACTGCCAGAGACCTGGCAAATGAAATGAGATCAAACTGTGAATCACTGAATGGGAACCGATCTAAACTAGAGAAACACATCCTGAAGGTACTGGCAGAAGAGGAGAAGTTTGACATGTATGTGTCATACATTCATAATCCCAGAGACCTTGTTGAGAGTTTCATCAGAGATGAAGTCAGTAAGTACATCAGTGAAAAGTTCAGTGTTAGTGTTCTGCAAAAGATAAAAGAGGGCATTAAACTGCACCAGCAGAAGATCATAGAAGCAGCACATGAAGCATCTAAACTGGTTAAAGTAAAGAACGATGTTGATTCATGGTTAAATCATTTTACAAACCAGCTGTCAGATGTGCTGATGCTCTCTGAAAAGATCTTCACCGGAGTGAGTCATAATGATGTTGACATCAATCTCTTAGTAGATGTGATCCGAAGAGAACTCCCTTCTGTAAAATTTGACACAAGCAGAACAGAGGTAGTTAATTTTCTAGGTAAGCTAGACTATAAGGACAGGCCAGATGAGATTCTGATTGATCACCTTTGTCAGTGCTGTTGGGTTACGTGCCCTTTCTGTAAAGCCATCTGCACCAACACCATAGAAAATCACGGAGGAGATCACAGCGTTCCGTTCCATCGTAACGTAGGGCTGAATGGGTGGTATTTCAGAGGAACAAATAACTTGAGCGTTGACATCTGCACATCAAAAGTAGCAAGCAATCACTCTTTTTTCCCAAATGCCTCAGATAACATACAAATACCATGGAGAGAATACAGAAAAGGAGGTCCCAAATATGCTAACTGGAGCATTACACCTGACCTTTCTGAGCTGCCATACTGGAAGTGGGTTGTCTGCAGATTCCAAAAAGATCTGGAAAATAAGTACAATAAAAGATTTCTGGAGTCTGGGAAGATTCCAGGTGAATGGAGGAAGTACACAAAACAGGAAGCTATTGAGAgtttaaataaacactattaa